The following are from one region of the Polyangiaceae bacterium genome:
- the mfd gene encoding transcription-repair coupling factor, which produces MIASDRPCSSVSQLAHRALEVDVSHAVRAVGLAPALVSHRLAEHGRKVLHVTADLESATRAQADLRFLRRSPTLGPEALRQVGEALLFAPPEGDAYAEVHQDRRAAMSRTATLARLCGDTWSTLCVPASALVRKTVPASLIREATLVLELGSAVDTQDLAKRLTAAGWLRAPVVEDPGSFALRGGLLDVWAAGTPEPVRVELDFDRIERMRGFDPDDQRTGERSYERLVLPPARETVLSPERSAKASDALRDLCDAVNLPSTKARVLVNDLVAGTTFFGAEAYLPAFTNLVPLIDYLPADALVVFEQPERVLSAIDRELERALDSELAMSSKPHFPVDSLFSDRTELREALGARHLVALHSSGISGEEERPLAHLAAAPIDAPSLEFEDQSELSNAIKQARHSGGGQNALDPLIERIETWRESGLSVSIAARVATQAHRLEQLLKHRGVELNVEVGDLARGAVAPLEGFAIITEEEVFGQRAHRQKAKKKTTRGILEDLRALNPGDFVVHVEHGIGRYLGLEHKQVGSTLVDLLTVEYFGGDKLFLPVYRLNQIQKYSGGDGTPRLDRLGGSSFAKTKAKVQKRVRQMADELLKLYAERNAAQKQPIDALDDEYRAFEATFPYEETRDQAAAIQEVNQDLESERVMDRLVCGDVGFGKTEVAIRAAFRAAMNGRQVALLCPTTVLAQQHANTFRARLEDYALSVKSLSRFVSKKQQTETLKGLKEGAVDIVVGTHRLLSKDVHFKNLGLLIVDEEQRFGVTHKERIKQMKASVDVLTLSATPIPRTLQLAIGGLRDMSIISTAPVDRRAVRTITSRWDEKLVREAITSELSRGGQVFYVYNRVEGIYERAAKLTELLPEARIAVGHGQLSETALEKTMLGFVEGQYDILVATAIVESGLDIPRANTIIIDRADLFGLSQLYQLRGRVGRSSERAYCYLLVPPAAQMTEESRNRIEALERYHELGSGFHVASLDMEQRGAGDLLGGEQSGFVASVGFDLFCQMLEEATRELRGEEVRHEIDPDLSFDVDALLPEDYVAEVGVRLSLYKRLASAQDAGEVQQIGAEMEDRFGPAPREAISMVELMRLKSELRAFRVLGCEASAKSVTLHLAQDTPLDPVAVGRLVGDKASGYRLTPDMRLTRRLKSGEVAQNGLELCDRMLEELTPHLRSDP; this is translated from the coding sequence GTGATCGCCTCTGACCGTCCCTGCTCGAGCGTCAGCCAGCTCGCCCATCGCGCCCTGGAGGTCGACGTTTCTCACGCGGTGCGCGCCGTGGGCTTGGCCCCAGCGCTCGTAAGCCACCGGCTCGCGGAACATGGGCGCAAGGTGCTCCACGTCACGGCGGACCTCGAATCGGCCACGCGCGCCCAAGCGGATCTTCGCTTCTTGCGCCGCAGTCCGACCCTGGGCCCCGAAGCGCTTCGTCAGGTTGGGGAGGCGCTGCTCTTTGCACCTCCCGAGGGCGACGCCTACGCGGAGGTGCACCAAGACCGCCGCGCCGCGATGAGCCGCACAGCGACTCTTGCGCGCCTGTGCGGCGACACCTGGTCCACTCTGTGCGTCCCGGCCAGCGCCTTGGTGCGCAAGACCGTACCCGCGAGCTTGATCCGCGAGGCAACGTTGGTCCTCGAGCTCGGCTCCGCTGTCGACACCCAAGACCTCGCCAAACGCCTGACCGCGGCAGGTTGGCTCCGAGCGCCCGTAGTGGAGGACCCTGGGAGCTTCGCGCTGCGGGGAGGCCTGCTCGACGTCTGGGCTGCAGGCACCCCAGAGCCAGTGCGCGTCGAGCTGGATTTCGATCGCATCGAGCGCATGCGCGGTTTCGATCCCGATGATCAGCGCACGGGAGAACGGAGCTACGAGCGGCTCGTCTTGCCCCCAGCGCGCGAGACGGTTCTGAGCCCTGAGCGCAGCGCGAAGGCCAGCGATGCGCTGCGAGATCTATGCGACGCGGTAAACCTGCCCTCGACCAAAGCGCGGGTGCTGGTCAACGATCTCGTGGCAGGCACCACGTTCTTTGGCGCCGAGGCGTACCTTCCCGCGTTCACGAACCTCGTGCCGCTGATCGACTATCTCCCGGCCGACGCGCTGGTTGTCTTCGAACAGCCCGAGCGCGTGCTCAGCGCGATTGACCGGGAGCTCGAGAGGGCCTTGGACAGCGAGCTCGCGATGAGTTCCAAGCCTCATTTCCCTGTGGATTCCCTATTCAGTGACAGGACGGAGCTTCGCGAAGCCCTCGGCGCTCGCCACCTGGTTGCGCTGCATAGCTCGGGTATCAGTGGAGAAGAAGAGCGACCGCTGGCTCACCTGGCGGCAGCGCCCATCGATGCGCCAAGCCTGGAGTTCGAAGATCAGAGCGAGCTCAGCAACGCCATCAAGCAAGCGCGTCACAGCGGCGGCGGTCAGAACGCACTGGACCCGCTCATAGAACGCATCGAAACCTGGCGAGAGAGCGGTCTCAGCGTGAGCATCGCAGCTCGCGTGGCGACCCAAGCACACCGCCTGGAGCAGCTGCTCAAGCACCGTGGCGTGGAGCTCAACGTGGAGGTCGGAGACCTCGCGCGGGGCGCCGTTGCTCCTCTCGAAGGCTTCGCAATCATCACCGAAGAGGAAGTCTTCGGGCAGCGCGCGCACCGGCAAAAAGCCAAGAAGAAGACCACGCGAGGTATCCTCGAGGATCTACGAGCGCTGAACCCGGGGGACTTCGTCGTGCACGTCGAGCACGGCATCGGGCGCTACCTCGGCCTCGAACACAAGCAGGTTGGGAGCACCCTCGTCGATCTGCTGACCGTGGAGTACTTCGGTGGGGACAAGCTTTTCCTGCCGGTCTACCGCCTCAACCAGATCCAGAAGTACTCCGGCGGCGACGGCACTCCGCGCTTGGACCGCCTCGGCGGGTCGAGCTTCGCCAAGACCAAAGCCAAGGTCCAAAAGCGGGTGCGCCAGATGGCGGATGAGCTGCTCAAGCTCTACGCCGAGCGCAACGCCGCACAGAAGCAGCCCATCGACGCTTTGGACGACGAGTACCGCGCGTTCGAGGCCACGTTCCCCTACGAAGAAACGCGCGACCAAGCCGCCGCCATTCAGGAGGTCAACCAGGACCTCGAATCAGAGCGCGTCATGGACCGTCTGGTCTGCGGCGACGTGGGCTTCGGCAAGACCGAGGTCGCCATCCGTGCCGCATTCCGCGCGGCAATGAACGGACGCCAGGTCGCGCTACTTTGCCCGACCACGGTGCTCGCCCAGCAGCACGCAAACACCTTCCGCGCTCGCCTCGAAGACTACGCGTTGAGCGTCAAGTCGCTCTCGCGCTTCGTCTCGAAGAAGCAACAAACGGAGACGCTCAAGGGCCTGAAAGAAGGCGCGGTCGACATCGTCGTCGGCACCCACCGCCTGCTCAGCAAAGACGTCCACTTCAAGAACCTCGGCCTGTTGATCGTCGATGAAGAGCAGCGCTTCGGCGTGACTCACAAAGAGCGCATCAAGCAGATGAAGGCGAGCGTCGACGTGCTCACCCTGAGCGCAACGCCCATCCCTCGTACGTTGCAGCTCGCGATCGGCGGCTTGCGCGACATGTCCATCATCTCCACGGCCCCGGTGGACCGCCGCGCGGTGCGTACCATCACCTCCCGCTGGGACGAGAAGCTGGTGCGCGAGGCGATCACCAGCGAGCTCTCCCGCGGCGGCCAGGTGTTTTACGTCTACAATCGCGTGGAAGGCATCTACGAGCGGGCCGCCAAGCTGACGGAGCTCTTGCCAGAGGCCCGCATCGCCGTGGGCCACGGGCAGCTCAGCGAGACTGCGCTCGAGAAGACGATGCTCGGTTTCGTCGAGGGGCAGTACGACATCCTGGTGGCGACAGCTATCGTGGAGAGCGGCCTGGATATCCCTCGCGCGAACACCATCATCATCGATCGCGCGGATCTGTTCGGGCTCTCGCAGCTGTATCAGCTGCGAGGTCGCGTTGGGCGCTCGAGCGAGCGGGCCTACTGCTACTTGCTCGTGCCACCCGCCGCGCAAATGACCGAGGAGTCGCGCAACCGCATCGAGGCGCTAGAGCGCTATCACGAGCTCGGATCAGGTTTCCACGTGGCAAGCCTCGACATGGAGCAACGGGGCGCCGGCGACCTCTTGGGCGGCGAACAGAGCGGCTTCGTCGCCAGTGTGGGCTTCGACTTGTTCTGCCAGATGCTGGAGGAGGCCACGCGAGAGCTGCGGGGCGAAGAGGTACGCCACGAGATCGACCCAGATCTCAGCTTCGACGTGGATGCGCTGCTCCCCGAAGACTACGTGGCCGAAGTCGGCGTGCGACTCTCCCTGTACAAACGCCTCGCAAGCGCCCAAGACGCTGGCGAGGTTCAGCAAATCGGCGCGGAAATGGAGGACCGCTTTGGCCCGGCGCCGCGCGAGGCGATCTCGATGGTCGAGCTGATGCGCCTCAAGAGCGAGCTCCGTGCATTCCGAGTGCTGGGCTGCGAAGCCAGCGCCAAGTCAGTGACCTTACACTTGGCCCAAGACACCCCGCTTGACCCAGTCGCCGTCGGGCGCCTCGTCGGAGACAAGGCCAGCGGCTATCGCCTCACGCCGGACATGCGCCTCACTCGGCGTCTGAAGTCTGGTGAGGTGGCGCAAAACGGCCTGGAGCTGTGCGACCGCATGCTCGAGGAGCTCACGCCTCATCTGCGCAGCGACCCTTGA
- a CDS encoding PilZ domain-containing protein: MDDKRKHPRSPCNLYVSCTLASSDTPVEGTAKDIGPGGMFIECAAMPKFGEAVEISLTLPGVGTESRLPAVVRWATGSGFGVQFGFLGARDTHAITELMKQSH, translated from the coding sequence GTGGACGACAAGCGCAAGCACCCCCGATCTCCCTGCAACCTCTACGTCAGCTGCACTCTCGCAAGCAGTGACACTCCCGTGGAGGGAACCGCCAAAGACATTGGCCCTGGTGGCATGTTCATCGAATGCGCCGCCATGCCGAAGTTTGGCGAGGCCGTGGAAATCAGCCTCACATTACCGGGGGTTGGAACCGAGAGTCGCCTCCCAGCCGTGGTGCGTTGGGCGACGGGCTCGGGGTTCGGCGTGCAATTCGGCTTCCTGGGCGCGAGAGACACGCACGCGATCACCGAACTGATGAAGCAGTCGCACTAG
- a CDS encoding VWA domain-containing protein, translating into MNQGLYRRNHQLRWARRVVRSGMSVLALALLGAAASCSASDTSGGSGGGAGSGGAGNGGSSAFGGSGGDGGLGATDAGGGTGGLDPDASCGRFTAAAEQIPAAMLVVLDRSRSMTTNSKWPTAQQAIVQAIDNDAFDDLSLGLLAYPSSTVAGPACLFNLPVACGVSALPQVPIGPTAKNKSNSGTGSRAAIYQWLVNNNPDNGAADASPGYEALRVGINSLRQLAINGKRILIYITDGGFGCASVSARGGYTDANGCLDWEYPDSVNTLITAGRTDATAPVDTFIVGVPGSNTNGGSSGGIDAAPYSMRLALSSYAYSGAPDYVPSDCDGRTFTQGGADPTVPCHFDMTQGNFSINELAKAISDIRGRALGCTFSLPEPPAGETIDPGEVNVNVTVNGNAASVPRRADSSDTCETDGCWDYNAEGDVELLGKACSDLEGSTSSQVDILVGCKTVIK; encoded by the coding sequence ATGAACCAAGGGCTTTACCGCAGGAATCATCAGTTGCGCTGGGCGCGTCGAGTCGTGCGCTCGGGCATGAGTGTGCTCGCGCTGGCGCTACTTGGCGCCGCAGCGTCTTGCTCTGCCAGTGACACCAGCGGCGGGTCAGGCGGAGGCGCCGGAAGCGGTGGTGCCGGTAACGGCGGCAGCAGCGCGTTCGGAGGCAGCGGCGGAGACGGTGGCCTGGGCGCGACCGACGCTGGCGGTGGCACTGGAGGGCTGGACCCTGATGCCTCATGTGGCCGCTTCACCGCCGCCGCAGAGCAAATCCCTGCGGCAATGTTGGTGGTGCTCGACCGCAGCCGTAGCATGACCACAAACAGCAAATGGCCAACGGCGCAGCAAGCCATCGTGCAAGCGATCGACAACGATGCCTTCGACGACCTATCGCTGGGGCTCTTGGCGTACCCCTCGAGCACCGTCGCGGGACCAGCTTGCCTCTTCAACCTACCAGTAGCCTGCGGCGTCAGCGCGCTGCCCCAGGTCCCGATCGGACCCACTGCCAAGAACAAGTCGAACTCCGGTACGGGTTCCCGCGCGGCGATCTACCAGTGGTTGGTCAACAACAACCCGGACAATGGCGCGGCGGACGCGAGCCCTGGATACGAAGCGCTGCGCGTTGGCATCAACTCGCTCCGCCAGCTGGCGATCAATGGCAAACGTATCTTGATCTACATCACCGATGGCGGCTTTGGATGTGCGTCGGTGAGCGCTCGAGGTGGGTACACCGACGCGAATGGTTGCCTCGACTGGGAGTATCCAGATTCGGTGAACACGTTGATCACCGCCGGCCGTACTGACGCGACCGCACCGGTCGACACGTTCATTGTTGGGGTTCCCGGTTCCAACACCAACGGCGGCTCCTCTGGGGGAATCGACGCGGCGCCGTACTCGATGCGCCTCGCGCTCAGCTCCTACGCGTACTCGGGCGCTCCCGATTACGTGCCCAGTGACTGCGACGGGCGCACCTTTACGCAGGGCGGAGCAGACCCGACGGTGCCTTGTCACTTCGACATGACCCAAGGCAATTTCTCGATCAACGAGCTGGCCAAGGCGATCTCGGACATTCGCGGCCGCGCTCTCGGTTGCACCTTCTCCCTGCCGGAGCCACCGGCGGGCGAGACGATCGACCCAGGCGAAGTGAACGTGAACGTCACGGTGAACGGGAACGCAGCTTCGGTCCCTCGCCGCGCGGACAGCAGTGACACCTGCGAAACCGACGGCTGTTGGGACTACAACGCCGAAGGGGACGTAGAGCTCTTGGGGAAGGCTTGCAGTGATCTAGAAGGGTCGACCAGTAGTCAGGTCGACATCCTCGTGGGCTGCAAGACCGTGATCAAATAG
- a CDS encoding SCP2 sterol-binding domain-containing protein, producing MADVPETPAEFFNQYVPARFSAIQDALADKSSSGCITFRVTDSGEWSLRLKDGALVIEDGMGDDVIVQVTLNTDDFAAILVEGARQQEAKDQKPENQVVALKAITIDETRANQVRGVQGSVSLVITDGDTTRRLTLTPGSQAAKVDNPDCKLSCQMSDFIEWQEGKLQPMQLVMTGKMRIEGNAQIPMALTAVLA from the coding sequence ATGGCCGACGTTCCCGAGACCCCCGCCGAATTCTTCAACCAGTATGTCCCCGCACGCTTCTCGGCGATCCAGGATGCGCTCGCTGACAAGAGCTCATCCGGTTGCATCACGTTTCGCGTGACTGACTCCGGCGAGTGGAGCTTGCGCCTGAAAGACGGCGCCTTGGTCATCGAAGACGGAATGGGCGATGACGTGATCGTTCAAGTCACGCTCAACACCGATGACTTCGCCGCGATCTTGGTCGAGGGCGCGCGTCAGCAGGAAGCGAAGGATCAGAAGCCGGAGAACCAGGTCGTGGCGCTCAAGGCGATCACCATCGATGAGACCCGCGCCAATCAGGTGCGTGGCGTTCAGGGCAGCGTGAGCCTGGTGATCACCGACGGAGACACCACGCGGCGCCTCACCCTCACGCCTGGCAGCCAAGCGGCCAAGGTCGATAACCCCGACTGCAAGCTCAGCTGCCAAATGAGCGACTTCATCGAGTGGCAAGAGGGCAAGCTCCAGCCGATGCAGCTCGTGATGACGGGCAAGATGCGCATCGAAGGCAACGCGCAGATCCCCATGGCACTGACCGCAGTCCTCGCCTGA
- a CDS encoding PD40 domain-containing protein, translating into MNRVLSLSFAALSCGAVSLLATGASAQAADPPLDETKLGPFVVKSSDVGVHVTSLAILPSLSPDLEDVIVRGVVRRDMELSGMFRVIGDDKAPPGLYSFDDPVDVDEWKKVGAEVIVKVAARKTKAGKIEVMGLAYFLNVGKEPVYEKKLVVDPKDVRETAHRITDALLGAITGTDGGFASHMIFSGKWGKNRRIFSMDADGHDLKPRTTADDTALAPVWSPNALSFYYVLSKNYAPFKLYREDKPVKLNFDGSIYSVAFDKDGKKLAVAVSEGLKSVIYVGNPDGTEMKPVSKTELATRPIFSPTGKLAWVGGGVGKRSTRRIYVDGKAISPAGFVASAPTFCDTEDGVRIVYSVEVGGDRRDLVMSDEKGHGIVRLTQNMGSNTYPACSPDGRLLAFFSTRKKEKGIYMMNLQRWKTTKVSTQYGESLQWGPLPPPKVSFSGNIKKLRDAQKDQPKSDEPKKDEPKKDEPKSDEPARKTVPKKDI; encoded by the coding sequence ATGAATCGCGTGCTCTCCCTGAGCTTTGCCGCTCTCAGCTGCGGCGCAGTGAGCTTGCTTGCAACGGGCGCCAGCGCTCAGGCCGCGGACCCGCCCCTCGACGAGACCAAGCTTGGTCCCTTCGTGGTCAAGAGCAGCGACGTGGGCGTACACGTCACGAGCCTCGCGATCTTGCCGTCGCTGTCGCCTGACCTGGAGGACGTCATCGTCCGCGGCGTCGTGCGCCGCGACATGGAGCTCTCCGGGATGTTCCGCGTGATCGGCGACGACAAGGCGCCGCCCGGTCTTTACTCCTTCGATGACCCCGTCGACGTGGACGAGTGGAAGAAGGTCGGCGCTGAGGTGATCGTCAAGGTTGCCGCGCGGAAAACTAAAGCCGGCAAGATCGAGGTCATGGGTCTCGCCTACTTCCTCAACGTGGGGAAGGAGCCCGTCTACGAAAAGAAGCTCGTGGTCGATCCGAAGGACGTCCGCGAGACCGCGCACCGCATCACCGATGCGCTCCTCGGCGCGATCACCGGCACCGACGGCGGCTTCGCGAGCCACATGATCTTCAGCGGGAAATGGGGCAAAAACCGCCGCATCTTCAGCATGGACGCAGACGGGCACGATCTGAAGCCGCGCACCACCGCGGACGACACGGCGCTCGCCCCGGTGTGGAGCCCCAACGCGCTGAGCTTCTACTACGTGCTCAGCAAGAACTACGCGCCGTTCAAGCTGTATCGTGAAGACAAGCCGGTGAAGCTCAACTTCGACGGCTCGATCTACAGCGTCGCTTTCGACAAGGACGGCAAGAAGCTGGCCGTCGCTGTCTCGGAGGGCCTGAAGAGCGTCATCTACGTTGGCAACCCGGACGGCACTGAGATGAAGCCCGTTTCCAAGACGGAGCTCGCCACACGGCCCATCTTCTCCCCGACTGGCAAGCTCGCGTGGGTGGGTGGCGGCGTGGGCAAGCGCTCCACTCGGCGCATCTACGTCGACGGCAAGGCAATTTCGCCCGCGGGCTTCGTTGCCTCCGCACCAACCTTCTGCGACACCGAAGATGGCGTGCGTATCGTGTACTCCGTCGAGGTCGGCGGCGACCGGCGCGACCTGGTGATGAGCGATGAAAAGGGCCATGGCATCGTCCGCCTGACCCAGAACATGGGCTCCAACACCTACCCAGCGTGCAGCCCTGACGGACGCCTGCTCGCTTTCTTTTCCACGCGCAAAAAGGAGAAGGGCATCTACATGATGAACCTCCAGCGCTGGAAGACGACCAAGGTCTCCACCCAGTACGGTGAGAGCCTGCAGTGGGGCCCACTACCTCCGCCAAAGGTGTCCTTCTCGGGCAACATCAAGAAGCTGAGAGACGCCCAGAAGGACCAACCCAAGTCCGACGAACCCAAGAAGGACGAACCCAAGAAGGACGAACCCAAGTCCGACGAGCCTGCACGAAAGACCGTCCCCAAGAAGGACATCTAG
- a CDS encoding TonB C-terminal domain-containing protein has protein sequence MAWSDFTTGELALGMVISVVICVGSPVGARYLNLQLEAGQAKPEPKSNELPIAVKPVMDELPLLKLGGKKMKPKLPDMWQIKPEAIKRMEAASAPSPDAKDDPTKIPESKVAEGDAAAPPPDAEIAKEVDDDIKDLDAGEVEPTAEGEGSPDGVKEGTETDPLKARAVSLYRMKIAAWFSSRFHQPASLPCSVVGGLRASVSATVSGDRSVSGFTITRPSGNAVFDAKVREAMQSTVGQQLPPPPKNYPDILDSTVFPVFAGDKSRSCTQTDPPSKAEPDPAPAAPEPKPAPAPEAPAPAPEAPSE, from the coding sequence ATGGCGTGGTCTGACTTCACAACCGGTGAGCTAGCCCTCGGAATGGTCATTTCCGTGGTGATTTGCGTTGGCTCGCCCGTGGGCGCCCGCTACCTCAACCTGCAACTCGAGGCAGGCCAAGCAAAGCCGGAGCCAAAGTCGAACGAGCTACCCATCGCGGTCAAACCGGTGATGGATGAGCTGCCGCTGCTCAAGCTAGGCGGCAAGAAGATGAAGCCGAAGCTGCCGGATATGTGGCAGATCAAGCCCGAGGCCATCAAGCGCATGGAGGCCGCATCAGCGCCCTCACCAGACGCCAAAGACGACCCGACCAAGATCCCCGAGAGCAAAGTCGCTGAGGGTGACGCGGCGGCGCCGCCCCCCGACGCGGAAATCGCCAAGGAAGTCGACGACGACATCAAGGATCTGGACGCGGGCGAAGTTGAACCCACGGCGGAAGGCGAAGGCTCTCCCGACGGCGTCAAGGAAGGCACCGAGACGGATCCATTGAAGGCCCGCGCGGTGAGCCTCTACCGCATGAAGATCGCCGCCTGGTTCAGCAGCCGCTTCCATCAGCCCGCGAGCCTGCCCTGTAGCGTCGTCGGTGGCCTGCGCGCCTCCGTGAGCGCGACGGTGAGCGGCGATCGCTCGGTCAGTGGTTTTACGATTACCCGCCCCAGCGGCAATGCAGTCTTCGATGCCAAGGTACGCGAGGCGATGCAGTCGACTGTAGGGCAGCAACTCCCGCCTCCCCCCAAGAACTATCCAGACATTCTGGACTCCACCGTTTTCCCCGTGTTCGCGGGTGACAAGAGCCGATCATGCACTCAGACCGATCCCCCCTCGAAGGCCGAGCCGGATCCAGCGCCAGCTGCACCCGAGCCGAAGCCGGCACCCGCGCCGGAAGCCCCCGCCCCAGCACCCGAGGCACCGTCAGAATGA
- a CDS encoding biopolymer transporter ExbD: MGAKVGGGGRRGRRRGGFTDINITPFVDVMLVLLVVFMVTAPLLTTGLRIDLPNVQAANTPVKDSRLLVTVTKEERIMFADKDVTDSIDTVLLDSVRVQKERELYIRADKEARYGVVAKVVAAARASGVTSLNLLVQPELEEVDESSPAPQPSK; encoded by the coding sequence ATGGGAGCGAAAGTTGGAGGAGGCGGCCGCAGAGGCCGACGTCGTGGCGGGTTCACCGACATCAACATCACGCCGTTCGTCGACGTCATGTTGGTGCTGCTCGTGGTCTTCATGGTCACGGCGCCGCTGCTCACCACGGGCTTGCGCATCGACTTGCCCAACGTGCAGGCAGCGAACACCCCAGTGAAAGACTCGCGGCTCCTGGTCACCGTGACCAAGGAGGAACGCATCATGTTCGCTGACAAGGACGTCACCGACAGCATCGACACCGTGCTGCTCGACAGCGTGCGCGTCCAAAAGGAGCGCGAGCTCTACATCCGCGCCGACAAGGAGGCGCGCTACGGCGTCGTCGCGAAGGTAGTCGCGGCGGCCCGCGCAAGCGGCGTTACGTCTTTGAATTTGTTGGTCCAGCCGGAGTTGGAGGAGGTCGATGAATCCTCCCCCGCCCCTCAGCCGTCCAAGTAG
- a CDS encoding MotA/TolQ/ExbB proton channel family protein encodes MLFLAEADLNPISLAMHSKGVVLVVLLGLLLAAAAVWFIVVVKFLQLMRLRSSNLAFERATENIHNASDLISASIEHRHSPGGRVVMELGKRHHQPGLNSDLLQAVAKRAIVNEQAKASSLMPTLSSIASAAPFVGLFGTVWGIMEAFILIGKEKSASLPVVAPAIGEALIATAVGLFAAIPATIAYNYIDRRVGDLLEELEASCDAWVEIIAGNPAGPTSAVPLVRRNDGAQPEHSQGAPTMQGIGR; translated from the coding sequence ATGCTGTTCCTCGCCGAAGCCGATCTGAACCCGATCTCCCTTGCCATGCACTCGAAGGGCGTAGTGCTGGTGGTGCTCCTTGGCCTGCTGCTCGCAGCGGCGGCGGTGTGGTTCATCGTCGTCGTGAAGTTCTTGCAGTTGATGCGCCTGCGCTCCTCGAACCTGGCGTTCGAGCGGGCGACGGAGAACATCCACAACGCCTCCGACCTGATCAGCGCGAGTATCGAACACCGCCACTCGCCAGGCGGCCGGGTGGTGATGGAGCTCGGTAAGCGCCACCATCAGCCGGGCCTCAACAGCGACTTACTTCAAGCGGTCGCCAAGCGCGCGATCGTCAACGAACAAGCCAAGGCCTCGAGCCTCATGCCGACGCTCTCGAGCATCGCTTCTGCGGCGCCCTTCGTCGGTCTGTTCGGCACCGTGTGGGGCATCATGGAGGCGTTCATCCTGATCGGTAAGGAGAAGAGCGCTTCCTTGCCCGTCGTTGCCCCGGCCATCGGTGAGGCGCTGATCGCAACCGCGGTAGGTCTCTTCGCCGCCATCCCCGCGACCATCGCGTACAACTACATCGACCGCCGCGTGGGCGATCTGCTCGAAGAGCTCGAAGCCTCCTGCGACGCCTGGGTCGAGATCATTGCCGGCAATCCCGCAGGCCCCACCTCCGCGGTGCCCCTCGTGCGGCGCAATGACGGCGCGCAACCCGAGCACTCTCAGGGTGCACCCACCATGCAAGGGATTGGTCGCTGA
- a CDS encoding OmpA family protein, with protein sequence MKKFHLLSTLLPAALLLACGSDPKEPPAAPTGGTEPVSTATQTAGDDALPADDPDDDPKKSQINISDEIKKACGISDSDAHFAYNSANIRPQDEAVLKKLADCFATGPLKDKVMQLVGHADPRGDEEYNMVLGGRRAENVKSALSTRGLGKDRVKTSSRGELDATGTDESSYFEDRRVDVMVAE encoded by the coding sequence ATGAAGAAATTCCATCTGCTGAGCACCCTGCTGCCCGCCGCCCTACTACTCGCCTGTGGTTCCGATCCGAAGGAGCCGCCGGCTGCACCCACGGGTGGAACGGAACCCGTGTCCACCGCAACCCAGACGGCGGGCGACGACGCGCTCCCGGCGGACGACCCGGACGACGACCCCAAGAAGAGCCAGATCAACATCTCCGACGAGATCAAGAAGGCTTGCGGCATCAGCGACTCCGATGCGCACTTCGCCTACAACTCGGCGAACATCCGGCCGCAAGACGAGGCCGTCTTGAAGAAGCTGGCAGACTGCTTCGCCACCGGGCCGCTGAAGGACAAGGTCATGCAGCTCGTCGGCCACGCGGATCCCCGCGGAGATGAGGAGTACAACATGGTGCTCGGCGGCCGTCGCGCTGAGAACGTGAAGTCCGCGCTGAGCACCCGTGGACTCGGCAAAGACCGCGTCAAGACCAGCTCTCGTGGAGAGCTGGACGCGACTGGCACCGACGAGTCGAGCTACTTCGAAGATCGCCGCGTCGACGTGATGGTCGCGGAGTAA